A genomic segment from Triticum dicoccoides isolate Atlit2015 ecotype Zavitan chromosome 1A, WEW_v2.0, whole genome shotgun sequence encodes:
- the LOC119358866 gene encoding protein PHLOEM PROTEIN 2-LIKE A1-like — MGTALSRLCPCCFGSPAAPADTITERSISTTTSDKTQPERPTKKHWVDEKGNSCFMLLPRGLSIAWAEDPSYWAWLSPPPGEGSDGDAAGEEVAELKNVWSLEVNGKLELSQLTPGATYEVAFEVMLKQGCAGWQVPVDLQLELPGARAQGRKESLEKKARGQWLPLKVGDVEVEKGQQGGELVVTMSQDGGHWKSGLVVRGIRIAPKT; from the exons ATGGGTACGGCACTGTCGCGACTATGCCCGTGCTGTTTCGGCTCGCCGGCGGCACCGGCTGATACTATCACCGAGCGCAGCATCTCTACTACTACTTCGGACAAGACGCAACCCGAACGACCCACCAAG AAGCACTGGGTGGATGAGAAGGGCAACAGCTGCTTCATGCTGCTCCCTCGAGGCCTGTCCATCGCCTGGGCGGAGGACCCCAGCTACTGGGCCTGGCTATCCCCGCCCCCGGGAGAAGGAAG TGACGGCGACGCTGCCGGAGAGGAGGTGGCGGAGCTGAAGAACGTGTGGTCGCTGGAGGTCAACGGGAAGCTGGAGCTGTCGCAGCTCACGCCGGGGGCCACCTACGAGGTTGCCTTCGAGGTGATGCTCAAGCAGGGGTGCGCTGGGTGGCAGGTGCCCGTGGACCTCCAGCTCGAGCTCCCCGGCGCGAGGGCCCAGGGGCGCAAGGAGAGcctggagaagaaggccaggggCCAGTGGCTGCCGCTCAAGGTAGGGGATGTAGAGGTGGAGAAGGGGCAGCAGGGTGGGGAGCTTGTGGTCACCATGTCTCAGGACGGTGGGCACTGGAAGAGTGGGCTCGTCGTCAGGGGCATCAGGATCGCCCCCAAAACGTGA
- the LOC119358878 gene encoding growth hormone-regulated TBC protein 1-like encodes MFGIQPRDVSDDDFNPRRRRWSLWTTPPASMPTTSHTSTPQKGHANTYHMSVKFEDLCGFMVEGNVDDVNVLNEVRERIREQGRVWWALEASKGANWYLQPRISSNGGQGVISVTSLKLSVLTNTVTLRRLIRKGVPPALRPKVWLSVSGAAKKRSTVPETYYDELIRATEGKTTPATRQIDHDLPRTFPCHPWLNSEEGQASLRRVLVGYSFRDSEVGYCQGLNYVAALLLLVMKTEEDAFWMLAVLLENVLVSDCYTDTLSGCHVEQRVFKDLLAKKCPRIAAHLEAMGFDVSLVATEWFLCLFSKTLPSETTLRVWDVLFNEGAKVLFHVALAIFKMREDDLLRIQHIGDVIDVLQTTAHHLYEPDELLTFAFDKIGSMTTNTITKERKRHETVVMAELDQRTRRLGSLKMDA; translated from the exons ATGTTTGGGATCCAACCCAGGGATGTGTCCGATGACGATTtcaacccgaggaggaggaggtggtcatTGTGGACCACGCCACCTGCATCCATGCCCACCACCAGCCACACTAGCACGCCCCAGAAGGGCCATGCCAACACCTACCACATGTCGGTCAAGTTTGAAGATCTCTGCGGCTTCATGGTGGAGGGCAATGTGGACGATGTCAACGTGCTGAACGAGGTGAGGGAGAGGATAAGGGAGCAAGGGAGGGTGTGGTGGGCGCTGGAGGCAAGCAAGGGCGCAAACTGGTACCTCCAGCCGAGGATCTCCTCCAACGGTGGCCAGGGTGTGATTAGTGTCACGTCTCTCAAGCTATCAGTGCTCACAAATACAGTTACATTGAGGAGGCTGATCAGGAAGGGGGTGCCGCCAGCGCTGAGGCCGAAGGTATGGCTGTCGGTGTCGGGTGCAGCCAAGAAACGATCGACAGTGCCTGAGACATACTATGACGAGCTGATCAGGGCCACGGAGGGGAAAACTACGCCGGCCACTCGCCAAATCGACCAT GATCTCCCTCGCACCTTCCCCTGCCATCCCTGGTTGAACAGTGAGGAAGGCCAGGCATCTCTTCGACGTGTACTTGTTGGGTACTCATTCCGTGATTCTGAAGTTGGATATTGCCAG GGTTTGAATTATGTCGCCGCTCTGCTGTTGCTCGTTATGAAGACAGAGGAAGATGCATTTTGGATGCTGGCCGTACTCTTGGAAAATGTTCTTGTCAGTGATTGTTATACTGATACTCTTTCTGGATGCCATGTTGAGCAGAGAGTATTCAAAGATCTGCTAGCCAAAAAATGCCCCAG GATTGCTGCTCATCTTGAAGCAATGGGCTTTGATGTTTCACTTGTTGCCACAGAATGGTTCTTATGTCTCTTCTCCAAAACATTGCCTTCGGAG ACAACCCTTCGGGTGTGGGATGTTCTATTCAATGAAGGAGCAAAGGTCTTGTTCCATGTCGCTCTAGCAATTTTCAAG ATGAGAGAAGACGATCTTCTACGCATCCAACATATTGGTGATGTAATTGATGTTCTGCAGACAACTGCCCATCACCTATACGAGCCAGATGAACTGCTCACG TTTGCTTTCGATAAGATTGGCTCCATGACAACGAACACGATCACGAAAGAAAGGAAACGGCACGAGACGGTGGTCATGGCGGAGCTCGACCAAAGAACCAGACGGCTGGGGTCGCTCAAGATGGATGCGTGA
- the LOC119328952 gene encoding uncharacterized protein LOC119328952 has protein sequence MACVGEEELSWEDLFFNKAAMLAAAQEEEEAEKEKAREAEEKARKAAENRRRRLAHQQVKASILEHDPKTKRKVYTRYSFNDFSVFDINAESPIPPMRYTKRCVNGLELQDTANILTVKIVSSDKGFPIDVYGTIIARDSIDHKCMYLFNRTRDNCQPIKSRDENLILTGPGRGLVLLDFIYLEIDLKIKVGEEPLGEQISKGLLMIDGRVLPRDEKVAVAHQTLESWFSIVDVRYATLLNAVEGMFEIKLLEGRFCGKIMAGIEGIQPRIVIYNSKEDGVVSCEGRTDITLRRRVMTLRLNGMLTVGLAVCGGGGAATRKQKVEFTPQHRGEEKKEISCGTAKLQVKVFWSLMDYRP, from the exons ATGGCGTGCGTAGGGGAGGAGGAGTTGAGTTGGGAGGACCTCTTCTTTAACAAGGCGGCGATGCTGGCCGCGgcgcaggaggaggaagaggcggagaaGGAGAAGGCGCGGGAGGCAGAGGAGAAGGCGCGGAAGGCGGCGGAGAACCGGCGGCGACGCCTAGCGCACCAGCAGGTCAAGGCATCCATCCTGGAGCACGACCCCAAGACGAAGCGCAAGGTCTACACCCGCTACTCCTTCAACGACTTCTCGGTCTTCGACATCAACGCCGAGT CGCCTATCCCTCCAATGCGATACACCAAGAGGTGTGTAAATGGTTTGGAACTCCAAGACACTGCAAACATACTTACTGTCAAGATAGTCTCCTCGGATAAAGGCTTCCCAATCGATGTGTATGGCACTATCATCGCTAGAGATAGCATCGACCACAAGTGCATGTACCTCTTTAACCGCACCAGGGACAATTGTCAACCTATCAAGTCAAGG GATGAAAATTTGATCTTAACTGGCCCAGGTCGAGGTCTGGTATTACTTGATTTCATATATCTGGAGATAGATCTTAAAATCAAGGTTGGCGAGGAGCCTCTAGGCGAGCAAATCAGCAAGGGTTTGCTTATGATTGATGGACGAGTTCTGCCTAGAGACGAAAAGGTTGCTGTTGCACATCAAACTCTTGAGAGCTGGTTTAGTATTGTGGACGTGAGGTATGCAACTCTTCTTAATGCTGTTGAGGGTATGTTCGAGATCAAGTTACTTGAGGGACGATTCTGTGGAAAGATCATGGCTGGCATCGAGGGCATTCAACCTAGGATTGTGATTTATAATAGCAAGGAAGACGGTGTGGTGTCTTGTGAAGGACGTACAGATATCACACTCCGGCGGCGAGTCATGACCCTCCGTCTGAATGGTATGCTCACAGTTGGCTTAGCAgtctgtggtggtggtggtgctgctacTAGAAAACAGAAAGTTGAATTCACACCACAGCACCGTGGTGAAGAGAAAAAGGAGATTTCTTGTGGTACTGCCAAGCTTCAAGTTAAGGTCTTCTGGTCCTTGATGGACTATAGGCCGTAA